From Quercus lobata isolate SW786 chromosome 1, ValleyOak3.0 Primary Assembly, whole genome shotgun sequence, one genomic window encodes:
- the LOC115952347 gene encoding uncharacterized protein LOC115952347 codes for MSSKLLEMALIFYLAFSLLLQVALGGFTCEDLSMDFCTFSVSASGNRCWLENNLKDGIMEYQCISSETVVEDNKLHGYIENEECVSACGVDRLTIGISSDFIFMSDFTTKLCSTDCYNTCFNIVDLYTNSALTEGIYLSDVCEPKTSEPEKSEPSEPKTLSQRIPNQRNLSQRLPSQKSLSQILPSQRSPSQIDAGDARKLLFNIIYVRKSIVFLCFRS; via the exons ATGAGTTCAAAGCTCTTAGAAATGGCATTGATCTTCTACCTTGCTTTCTCACTTTTACTTCAAGTAGCTCTTG GTGGCTTTACATGTGAAGACTTGTCTATGGATTTTTGCACATTTTCTGTTTCTGCTTCGGGAAACCGATGCTGGTTAGAGAATAACCTCAAAGATGGTATCATGGAATACCAATGTATATCATCTGAGACGGTTGTTGAAGACAACAAGCTTCATGGATATATTGAGAATGAGGAATGCGTTAGTGCATGTGGAGTCGATAGGCTCACTATTGGTATCTCATCAGATTTCATCTTCATGTCTGACTTTACTACCAAACTTTGCTCTACTGATTGTTACAACACATGTTTCAACATTGTTGATCTCTACACTAATTCGGCTTTGACCGAAG GTATATATTTGTCGGATGTATGTGAGCCAAAGACTTCTGAGCCAGAGAAGTCCGAGCCGTCTGAGCCAAAAACTTTGAGCCAAAGAATTCCGAACCAAAGAAATTTGAGCCAAAGACTTCCGAGCCAAAAAAGTCTAAGCCAAATACTTCCGAGCCAAAGAAGTCCGAGCCAAATTGATGCGGGAGATGcgagaaaattattatttaatattatttatgttcgcaagtcaattgtatttttatgttttaggtcctag